The Romboutsia lituseburensis DNA segment ATGGCTTTTAAAAATATATTAGATACAACAGATTATAAGACTCTATATAAAAATATGGCTGATGATAATTTTGAGTTAAAAAGAATAAATGAAGAATTAAAAAATGAAATAGCTAGATTAAAAGAAGATTACTTAAGAAGTAGTGAATTATTAGAAATAAAATCGAGGAGCTTAGAGTATTTAGAAAAAAATATCAAGGATATTGAATCTTATACTACTAAGTTAGAATTTAAAATTGATGACTTAAACAAAGAATTAAAAGAATATAACCCAAACTTAAAACCACCAAAGAAGAAAGTTACTAAAGAAAAAGTAATTGAAGTTAAAAACATGATAAGAAGTGGATATAATTATCGTGTTACCTCGACAGAAACAAAGATGAGCATTAAAACCATTTCTAGAATAATAAATGGTTATTATGATGATTTATTGTAATAAAAAAGCATGATTAAATCATGCTTTTTTATATTATTCTCCAAGATATTCAATATCTAAGTTTTTAGCTTCTTCAGTACTTATTATAGACCAACAAATACTTCTAGATTTAAAGATAATATCATTTTTTCTATTTTTATATGTAGTTGGGTGATTGAAATATGATCCTATTGCTATACCATTAATAAATTTATCTACTCTTACATATGCATAATCCCAATCTAATTGCTTGGCATAAAATGGTACATTTGAAGAACATTTTGTCTCATATAATGTATATAAATCACTTTGAATTATATCAATTTTCATATAACACTCTCCTAAATATTTTTTAAATTAAAACTCTATATTTTAGAATTTTTCTCAATAGTTCCTAAAATAGTTTTTCCATTTGAATCAAAAGTTACCTCAAGCCTTAATTTTGCAATATCATTCCATTCTCCTCTTCCGAATAAATGAGGATTTACTTTATAAACACCAACTTCTGTTCTAAATAAAACATCGCCTTTTACAAGGTCTGTTATTGCATTATTAACTTTAGAAACGGAGCAACCAACCTCTGTTGCAATTTTTCTTTTAATTCCAGCATTTAAAGCAATATCTTGGTCTTGATTTGCCCAAGGTAATCTTTTTAAAATTGCCATTAATATTGGATTATGACCTTTTGGAAGGTCTTTTAAGTAGAGAATTGTATCTAAATACATTTTTACATATGGTGGTTCATTTTGGAATGAATAAACTGTATTTGTTTCAGTTTTTAATTTATTGCCATTTTCATCAATAGTTGTTTTTTCTATCATCTGGTTAATTTTTCTAATAGTTGCACTCATAAAAAAACATTCCCCTCTTACGTGTAATAGTATTATAAATTATACAGGAATGTTT contains these protein-coding regions:
- a CDS encoding replication/maintenance protein RepL, whose amino-acid sequence is MSATIRKINQMIEKTTIDENGNKLKTETNTVYSFQNEPPYVKMYLDTILYLKDLPKGHNPILMAILKRLPWANQDQDIALNAGIKRKIATEVGCSVSKVNNAITDLVKGDVLFRTEVGVYKVNPHLFGRGEWNDIAKLRLEVTFDSNGKTILGTIEKNSKI